CACAGCCAAATCAACTCTTACTCTGTATTTTGAGGAGTCTGACCCTGTGGTGATAGACCCTTCCTTTGAAATACTGCCTGAAAGGGTAATATGCATCAGGATGGATAACAGTGAACAACTAGGTGGCTTCAAAGTACCTTTAGAGACACAGTATGCAATAAAAGTAGAAAGTGACAATCCGGTTATAGTTCAATACGGAAGACTGGATACCAGACAGGAAAACATGGCTTATTATACAACTATGGGATTTAGTGTATAAAAAAAGATGCCTTCATGAAAATTGAAGGCATCTTTTTTTGTTTACTTTACAATATTTAGGTATTCATTATATGCTTCATCCCACGAATCCTGGTCAACAGGTGAATATTCTTTTGTGGGGAAAGAACTTCTCACAATTTCTCTTGCTTGACTTAAGTTAGATACTTCACCTAGTGTCATCAATTGAACTAAAATATTTCCTATGGCGGTAGCTTCGATAGGTCCTGTTATCACATGTTTTTTGGTAGCGTTTGCTGTAAACTGACATAATAATTTATCCTGAACCCCACCGCCTATTATGTGTAATACAGGAAATTGTTTGTGGTTTATTTCTTCCAACTTATTTACTACCCATTTATATCTAAATGCAAGGCTTTCCAACAC
This sequence is a window from Clostridia bacterium. Protein-coding genes within it:
- a CDS encoding sensory rhodopsin transducer, producing MNREYGKCVWFFPDGDLPPAGDGILKGHESIIILNPNKNTAKSTLTLYFEESDPVVIDPSFEILPERVICIRMDNSEQLGGFKVPLETQYAIKVESDNPVIVQYGRLDTRQENMAYYTTMGFSV